The Gemmatimonadota bacterium genomic interval AGATTTCGGATGGGTGAAAGATGAGCTAATTCCTTCACTGGAAGAACTGGAGTCCCAGAATTGAGACTACTGGCTCAACTGGTCACGGCGCGCCGCATGCCAATCTCGGGAAACTGGAGCCAACGCATATTTGTCATTGTGTTCCCCCGCAAAACCCTCGTACATTGAGTGGGTCAACTCAAGTAGAGCTAACGGGGCGCAACGTTTGTTTACAAGTAATGCGCAGTTTGGCTTGAGAAGAAGCGGTCTAGTGGCTTCGTGGGCTAGTCAGACTTGTATTCATGTGCTTGGATCTCGGAAGACGGTAACGCATGATTGCTGGTCCATGTGGAGTTGCTACGATCCAAAACGCGCATTCACTGGTAGAGTCAAGAGGCCGGCGCGGTGCTCTTAGGGTCCTGTGGCATATCCATCGCTTTCGCTTTGGCCCTCAATCAGGCTCCCATAAGTCGTCTCCGGCCTCCTGCTCGTCAAACCGGACATGCGGTTTTCCCGCATCCGGCTTTCAGTTGAACTCATGCCTTCGCCCACGGAAAGTCCTTCGTCTTCGGCGCAAGATATTGTAGACCGTAGGTCTCCCGTAGCCTAGCGTCCGAGAAGCGCACATGCTTCCTGGACTTCATCCTATGCTTCCGACAGAACCACTGTCGCAGCCGCCGCGTTGCGTGTCGGTCAATCGCACGGTAGGCAGGGCTCACCTGCCCCAGCGTGAAGTAGTTCGCCCAACCGGAGAGTATCCAGTTTAGACGGCGTACCATCTCTTCCGCGTCCATTAATCCGAATCGACTATCCGTTTGTTCGCTAATGCGACGGCAGATGCTTTGGACACTCCCCTTGCTCGGGCGGGTACCGATGTACCTCGTCCCCGTTTTCGGGCGGTAGTTCCAGCCGATGCGATATCCGAGAAACTCAAACACCTCTTCGGGGCATCGTAAGCATCGGGTCTTTTGCGCGTTGATGGGGAGCTTCAAACGATCCATTAGCCGGGTGATCACCAGCAACATCTCTGCTGCCGATGCACGCCCCAGTACACAAAAATCGTCTGCGTAGCATACTATCTCCGCGCCAAACTGCCGAGCATAGCCCAACAGCTTCCAGCCAAGTATAAAACGGCGCATGTAAATGTTGCTCAACAGTGGGGATATCGGACTGCCCTGAGGCATCCCCTTCCGTTCCCGTCGTGCGCGATTCGTACGTCGTTTCCCGCCTGTCTTGTCTTCCTCCACTACCGGCATCTCCATCCACGCTTTGATCAGTCTGAGCATCCGCCCGTCACTGATGCGGCGCGCCAAGCTCTTCATCAACTCCGCATGGGGAATCTCGCCAAAATAGTTCGACAAGTCCGCATCCACCACTTCATGGTGTCCACGGTTCAACAGATGATGGATACGCTTTACCGCATCCTGGGCGCTTCGTCCCTCGCGATACCCATACTGCTCCGGTTGGAGGTCTGCCT includes:
- the ltrA gene encoding group II intron reverse transcriptase/maturase produces the protein MITDTRLTGSEKVRRLQTVLHAKAKESADHRFHALADKVWRMDFLLEAWKLVRRNGGSAGVDGETITDVKQRGVEGWLQELSQDLREGTYTPKAVRQVLIPKKQPGKFRPLGIPCLRDRVAQTSTMMVLSPIFEADLQPEQYGYREGRSAQDAVKRIHHLLNRGHHEVVDADLSNYFGEIPHAELMKSLARRISDGRMLRLIKAWMEMPVVEEDKTGGKRRTNRARRERKGMPQGSPISPLLSNIYMRRFILGWKLLGYARQFGAEIVCYADDFCVLGRASAAEMLLVITRLMDRLKLPINAQKTRCLRCPEEVFEFLGYRIGWNYRPKTGTRYIGTRPSKGSVQSICRRISEQTDSRFGLMDAEEMVRRLNWILSGWANYFTLGQVSPAYRAIDRHATRRLRQWFCRKHRMKSRKHVRFSDARLRETYGLQYLAPKTKDFPWAKA